In Schizosaccharomyces osmophilus chromosome 1, complete sequence, the genomic window GTGTTAGCCATTTCTGGACTGAAACCGGAAATTGGGATCAACATCGTGATTACCTTCTCAAGCTACAAAGTGATCCACATGCGTACGCTGTCATCGGCTGCTTTAACGAGCAACCGTTTGGCTACTTTGAGGTTTACTGGGTTCCAGAGGACCGAATCGCTCCCTTTGCCCAGCCTTGGCATACACATGATCGCGGGTTTCATGCCCTTGTAGGCAATGAACATTTCCGCGGTCCTCATCGTGTTCCTGTCTGGTTATCCAGTATTACCCATATGCTCTTCTTGGATGACTCTCGAACCCAACGTATTCTCCTTGAGCCCAGAAACGATaacaaaaagtttattGATTACCTTATTGCTGAGAACTACTGTAAGCGTCTCGAATTTGACTTTCCTCATAAACGAGCTGCTTTCATGGAAATCACTCGCACaatgttcttttcttgCCTTGGTCCCCGTATTTAACGGctccttcctttttcattgtaaaCGACGTTCCAATCATCATTTGGaattaaatagaaatagGATATTGTAGCATAGAAATCGAAATCATTCACGTTTCATCTGTTATTGACAAAAACAGCAGGCTGTATTTCTTCCATATTTACAGCACATCTATGTCTATAGTTTACTGGTACTTAAATTTCACAAAACCCTGTCTAAATTGATGATTCATCCATAACCAAACCATAATATCATTGATTCATtagtttaaaaaaagggcATTAGATATTCAGCTTTTTTAGTATTAGTAGGGCCTTCTTGAAGGCTCATGTTCTCTGTGGCTTCGGTGTCTGTATGAATCATCTCGAGAACGGTAGGAAGATCGTCTGTCATCATCATAGCGACTTCTTCGGCGATAGTACCGATCATCATCAACATCATTAAAGCGACGACTACGAGGAATATACGAGTcttcgttttttcttcgCCTCACGTACTCTCGGTCCTCTTCGGCACGCGGCGAAGAATGACGAGGTTTGTATTCTGATCGCTCACGACCATGACGAGGATATGGATTatctctttctcttcgtCTATAATCTGGAGAACGTGAGCGAGGTCGAGGACGAGAATGGGAATGAGATTGAGCTTGAGACCGTCTTAATTGTTGCCTATATCGGGAGACACTTTGAGAAAAGTCAACATGAATGCGAGCGTCATCGATTAAGACATTTTGCATTTTGAAATAAGCCTTTTCAACACTGTCTTTATTATCAAACTCAATAAACGCATACTGAAGGCTGTTTCCGGTATCCTTATCTCGAATAATCTGACAGGAATTGATCTTACCAAACCGGGAAAAAATAAGTTCCAAATCCTCATCTTGAGTAACGGGGTTCAACTTACAAACGaacaaaacattttcaGGAGGAGCGACATGAGCGAACGGCAAATCACCAACCATTTCTAAAGTAACGGCTTCGGCTTCTGCCTCTTGCTCTTGTTCTCGTTGGAACTTGTTTTCGTCATCCTCCTCAGAAACGAGGCGTTCTTCCTCCCCAATACGAACAGTAGCAAGTTGTTGAGGTGTCGGAGATGGTGACCTCGTTGGCTCTATGAATTGAGGAGGGTCAGGAAAAGGATCATCTAATAAAATGGTATGCTTAATGCGAATATCTCGAAAGGGTTGACCCTCATCATCACAGATAGCCtcattaattttttgtaaagtATCGAATCCTTCTGCTACTCGACCGAAAATAGGATAGCGGCCATCCAGGCTTTCGAGATGATCTGTGAATGTGATGAGAAATTGGCTTCCACAAACAAGCGATTCTTCATGGTGCACCGGAATAGGGACTGTGCTCATACTTACAGTTCCAGCCCTGTTGTGACTGAGATTGGTGTGAAATTCCGCAGGGAAAAATCGATCACCGACATTCAGTAAATTCCAAACCGAGCGTCCTCCATCTCCAGTGGGGCCTATGGGGTCACCCGTTTGACAAGTATAATTTTGTTGTATGTTGTAAAATGGAGCAAAATTGTAGTACTTCAGTTTACAAAGCTTGAGAAAGTTCTCACAAGCTCGGGGAGCCTCTTCTGGGAGCAGGTCTATGACAAGATCACCGACCGTAGTTTCGATGAGGACGGACATTTCTGAAAATATCCAACTTAGCCGATTTGAACgcttataaaaaaaagcaaaacgTAAACTAAACAATAGGTCGTAACCGGTGTAAGGATGGGAAACAATTGACTCGAGAAGGATATCGTAAAGAATTAGAACTGAACAAGTAGAGagaagttttcaaaaaataataaatatattgaaaaagctttttgtcCACAAGGAtcataaaaagcaaaggaatACGTCCTTTCCCCAAGACGCGTAAAAAGGACGTTTGTTTACGGTTGGTTTTGTCGAATATGAATAGTGATGTCCAAGGATCCCTGTATGTAGCTTACCATGCTTCCTTATATTATGTtggtaaataaacaacCCTATTCAGTTTCTCTAATATTTTATACTTAAAAGTTTCGCTTTGCGGCTCACTTtcaatcataaaaaactAATtactaaataaaaatttacaTGATAAAAACCATAGAAAGTTATGTCAATTGATTATCGGAAAGTACAGTTCGGGTACTCTAGTTCCTCTTTCTGAAATCAAAGGACCCAAGTCAAGAGCATCAACAAAAGTATACAACCAATAGCTTTTTTGTTATAGAAATGGATACCTTTAAGGTGTATGGATATAACTGTAAGGATCAAAGACGATCCCACCCAAAGTACGATTTCTTGCAGATGCCCTCTCAGTCAACCAGGTCTCTTCA contains:
- the rct1 gene encoding cyclophilin family peptidyl-prolyl cis-trans isomerase, RRM-containing Rct1; this encodes MSVLIETTVGDLVIDLLPEEAPRACENFLKLCKLKYYNFAPFYNIQQNYTCQTGDPIGPTGDGGRSVWNLLNVGDRFFPAEFHTNLSHNRAGTVSMSTVPIPVHHEESLVCGSQFLITFTDHLESLDGRYPIFGRVAEGFDTLQKINEAICDDEGQPFRDIRIKHTILLDDPFPDPPQFIEPTRSPSPTPQQLATVRIGEEERLVSEEDDENKFQREQEQEAEAEAVTLEMVGDLPFAHVAPPENVLFVCKLNPVTQDEDLELIFSRFGKINSCQIIRDKDTGNSLQYAFIEFDNKDSVEKAYFKMQNVLIDDARIHVDFSQSVSRYRQQLRRSQAQSHSHSRPRPRSRSPDYRRRERDNPYPRHGRERSEYKPRHSSPRAEEDREYVRRRKNEDSYIPRSRRFNDVDDDRYYRRRSRYDDDRRSSYRSRDDSYRHRSHREHEPSRRPY